One genomic region from Tripterygium wilfordii isolate XIE 37 chromosome 20, ASM1340144v1, whole genome shotgun sequence encodes:
- the LOC119987355 gene encoding mini zinc finger protein 1-like → MMKKRQVVVKNRSDGTANRRSVAASTTSSSVLTSIRYGECQKNHAANMGGYAVDGCREFMASGEEGTNGALTCAACGCHRNFHRREVETEVVCEYSPPNSSSHRRWIE, encoded by the coding sequence ATGATGAAGAAACGCCAAGTGGTAGTGAAGAATAGATCAGATGGGACTGCTAATAGAAGATCAGTTGCTGCTTCTACTACATCATCTTCAGTGTTGACAAGTATTAGGTATGGTGAGTGTCAGAAGAATCACGCGGCGAACATGGGGGGATACGCGGTGGACGGATGCAGGGAATTCATGGCAAGTGGAGAAGAAGGCACGAATGGTGCACTTACTTGTGCTGCTTGTGGCTGCCACAGGAACTTCCATAGGAGGGAAGTGGAAACTGAGGTTGTTTGTGAGTATTCTCCacctaattcttcttctcatcGCCGATGGATCGAATAA
- the LOC119987356 gene encoding probable arabinosyltransferase ARAD1 isoform X2: protein MSEKSKLPSREMGSGLGRGRPCDSNDAVLKVYMYDLPPQFHFGLLGWKGRENQTWPSINNPNHVPPYADGLNLQHSMEYWLTLDLLSSNSPKVIRSCSAIRVKNSSDADIVFVPFFSSLSYNRHSKLQGNAKVSVNKMLQNKLLQFLIGQDEWKRYGGKDHLIVAHHPNCMLDARKKLGSAMLLLADFGRYPMEIANLEKDTIAPYYHVVRTIPSVESASYDKRSILVYFQGAIYRKDGGVIRQELYYLLKDEKDVHFTFGTAQGNGVNVAGLGMASSKFCLNIAGDTPSSNRLFDAIVSHCVPVIISDDIELPFEDVLDYSEFCVFVNSSDAVKKGYLLNFLRGIEKDQWTMMWDRLKEIVHHFEYQYPSQPDDAVDMIWKAVSRKISSQRFEIFRQNRYHRSQLLLTSN from the exons ATGTCGGAGAAGAGCAAGCTTCCTTCAAG GGAAATGGGTTCTGGATTAGGCAGAGGAAGACCCTGTGACTCGAATGATGCCGTCCTAAAGGTATATATGTATGACTTGCCGCCTCAATTTCACTTTGGGTTACTGGGttggaaaggaagggaaaatcAAACATGGCCCAGTATCAATAACCCCAATCACGTCCCACCATATGCTGATGGGTTGAATTTACAGCATAGCATGGAGTATTGGCTCACACTTGATCTTCTGTCATCAAACTCACCAAAAGTGATCAGATCCTGCAGTGCGATTAGAGTGAAAAATTCTAGTGATGCAGATATTGTATTTGTGCCATTCTTCTCATCCCTGAGTTACAACAGGCATTCAAAGCTCCAGGGAAATGCGAAAGTCAGTGTTAACAAGATGTTGCAGAACAAATTGTTGCAGTTTCTGATTGGCCAGGATGAGTGGAAGAGATATGGAGGGAAGGATCATTTAATTGTAGCTCATCATCCAAATTGCATGTTAGATGCAAGAAAGAAGTTGGGTTCTGCTATGCTGTTACTTGCCGATTTTGGAAGATACCCAATGGAAATCGCAAATCTTGAGAAGGATACTATTGCTCCATACTATCATGTAGTTAGGACCATTCCCAGTGTTGAATCAGCGTCATATGACAAACGTTCTATATTGGTATATTTCCAGGGAGCGATATATAGAAAAGAC GGAGGAGTTATTCGCCAAGAATTATATTACCTTCTGAAAGATGAGAAAGATGTACATTTTACATTTGGAACAGCGCAAGGGAATGGCGTCAATGTTGCAGGCCTCGGAATGGCCTCGTCCAAATTTTGCCTGAATATCGCTGGTGATACTCCCTCTTCAAATCGCCTATTTGATGCCATTGTGAGTCACTGTGTTCCTGTAATAATAAGCGATGATATAGAGCTCCCGTTTGAAGATGTGTTAGACTATTCGGAATTCTGTGTTTTTGTTAATTCGTCTGATGCTGTTAAAAAAGGATACCTCCTAAATTTCCTTAGGGGAATTGAGAAAGATCAGTGGACCATGATGTGGGATAGATTGAAGGAAATAGTGCATCACTTTGAATATCAGTATCCATCCCAGCCTGATGATGCTGTTGATATGATCTGGAAGGCAGTCTCACGAAAGATATCGTCCCAACGATTCGAAATTTTCAGACAGAATAGATACCACAGATCCCAGCTCCTGTTAACGAGTAATTGA
- the LOC119987356 gene encoding probable arabinosyltransferase ARAD1 isoform X1, whose product MSEKSKLPSRFLFCLMTISTFLLILSSVFLLQFSHGSFISRSVFKLILVNGTSVYFNSNVKSEQMENPLHSDKPPHIDTNPTKVNRVACSNSNSGREMGSGLGRGRPCDSNDAVLKVYMYDLPPQFHFGLLGWKGRENQTWPSINNPNHVPPYADGLNLQHSMEYWLTLDLLSSNSPKVIRSCSAIRVKNSSDADIVFVPFFSSLSYNRHSKLQGNAKVSVNKMLQNKLLQFLIGQDEWKRYGGKDHLIVAHHPNCMLDARKKLGSAMLLLADFGRYPMEIANLEKDTIAPYYHVVRTIPSVESASYDKRSILVYFQGAIYRKDGGVIRQELYYLLKDEKDVHFTFGTAQGNGVNVAGLGMASSKFCLNIAGDTPSSNRLFDAIVSHCVPVIISDDIELPFEDVLDYSEFCVFVNSSDAVKKGYLLNFLRGIEKDQWTMMWDRLKEIVHHFEYQYPSQPDDAVDMIWKAVSRKISSQRFEIFRQNRYHRSQLLLTSN is encoded by the exons ATGTCGGAGAAGAGCAAGCTTCCTTCAAGGTTTCTGTTTTGCTTAATGACTATTTCGACATTCCTCTTGATCCTTTCTTCTGTTTTCCTTCTTCAATTTAGCCATGGTTCTTTCATATCAAGATCGGTTTTTAAGCTAATCCTTGTCAATGGCACCTCAGTTTACTTCAATTCGAATGTCAAAAGTGAACAAATGGAAAATCCTTTACACTCTGATAAACCTCCACATATTGATACTAACCCAACCAAAGTAAATCGAGTGGCATGTTCAAACTCCAATTCTGGCAGGGAAATGGGTTCTGGATTAGGCAGAGGAAGACCCTGTGACTCGAATGATGCCGTCCTAAAGGTATATATGTATGACTTGCCGCCTCAATTTCACTTTGGGTTACTGGGttggaaaggaagggaaaatcAAACATGGCCCAGTATCAATAACCCCAATCACGTCCCACCATATGCTGATGGGTTGAATTTACAGCATAGCATGGAGTATTGGCTCACACTTGATCTTCTGTCATCAAACTCACCAAAAGTGATCAGATCCTGCAGTGCGATTAGAGTGAAAAATTCTAGTGATGCAGATATTGTATTTGTGCCATTCTTCTCATCCCTGAGTTACAACAGGCATTCAAAGCTCCAGGGAAATGCGAAAGTCAGTGTTAACAAGATGTTGCAGAACAAATTGTTGCAGTTTCTGATTGGCCAGGATGAGTGGAAGAGATATGGAGGGAAGGATCATTTAATTGTAGCTCATCATCCAAATTGCATGTTAGATGCAAGAAAGAAGTTGGGTTCTGCTATGCTGTTACTTGCCGATTTTGGAAGATACCCAATGGAAATCGCAAATCTTGAGAAGGATACTATTGCTCCATACTATCATGTAGTTAGGACCATTCCCAGTGTTGAATCAGCGTCATATGACAAACGTTCTATATTGGTATATTTCCAGGGAGCGATATATAGAAAAGAC GGAGGAGTTATTCGCCAAGAATTATATTACCTTCTGAAAGATGAGAAAGATGTACATTTTACATTTGGAACAGCGCAAGGGAATGGCGTCAATGTTGCAGGCCTCGGAATGGCCTCGTCCAAATTTTGCCTGAATATCGCTGGTGATACTCCCTCTTCAAATCGCCTATTTGATGCCATTGTGAGTCACTGTGTTCCTGTAATAATAAGCGATGATATAGAGCTCCCGTTTGAAGATGTGTTAGACTATTCGGAATTCTGTGTTTTTGTTAATTCGTCTGATGCTGTTAAAAAAGGATACCTCCTAAATTTCCTTAGGGGAATTGAGAAAGATCAGTGGACCATGATGTGGGATAGATTGAAGGAAATAGTGCATCACTTTGAATATCAGTATCCATCCCAGCCTGATGATGCTGTTGATATGATCTGGAAGGCAGTCTCACGAAAGATATCGTCCCAACGATTCGAAATTTTCAGACAGAATAGATACCACAGATCCCAGCTCCTGTTAACGAGTAATTGA
- the LOC119987265 gene encoding uncharacterized protein LOC119987265, protein MSDHLVLCVDRLITPESLESLQTTEPVGSSDQGSSSRTTGPPECAIDVERVGKDDVSGDEEEPLLQTVECRICQEEDSIKNLETPCTCNGSLKFAHRKCVQRWCNEKGDITCEICHQPYQPGYTAPPPPPGSDDTTVDISEAWTISGSPLDLRDPRILAMAAAERHFLEAEYDEYADTNASGAAFCRSAALILMALLLLRHAMTLANPEGDDDASTFFSLFLLRVAGFLLPCYIMAWAISILQRRRQRQEAAALAATEVAFMIQAGQRRGLQFTIAPGPALTPHQEPLQ, encoded by the exons ATGAGTGATCACTTGGTTTTGTGTGTTGACCGCCTCATAACACCTGAAAGTTTGGAATCACTGCAAACGACTGAGCCCGTGGGATCTTCTGACCAGGGTTCCTCTTCTCGTACCACTGGTCCACCTGAATGTGCCATTGATGTTGAACGTGTGGGGAAAGATGATGTATCTGGTGATGAAGAAGAACCACTACTTCAGACCGTAGAATGCCGTATTTGCCAGGAAGAGGATAGCATCAAAAATTTGGAAACCCCTTGCACCTGTAATGGAAGTTTGAAG TTTGCCCATAGGAAATGTGTTCAGCGATGGTGTAATGAAAAAGGCGATATAACATGTGAGATATGTCATCAG CCTTACCAACCTGGTTATACTGCTCCACCGCCTCCTCCTGGATCGGATGATACTACAGTTGACATAAG TGAGGCTTGGACTATCTCTGGTTCTCCTTTGGACTTGCGGGATCCTCGAATTTTGGCAATGGCAGCTGCTGAACGCCATTTCCTTGAAGCTGAGTATGACGAATATGCTGATACAAATGCTAGTGGAGCTGCATTTTGCCGATCTGCGGCTCTAATT TTAATGGCTCTTCTTCTCTTGAGGCATGCTATGACACTCGCCAATCCAGAGGGGGATGATGATGCTTCTACTTTTTTCTCT CTTTTCTTGCTTCGGGTCGCtggttttcttcttccttgttaCATCATGGCCTGGGCCATTAGCATATTGCAGCGTCGCAGGCAAAGACAG GAAGCGGCGGCACTTGCTGCAACTGAAGTTGCATTTATGATACAGGCCGGGCAACGTCGTGGCCTGCAGTTCACGATTGCTCCTGGACCTGCATTGACTCCCCATCAGGAACCACTCCAATGA
- the LOC119986557 gene encoding protein EMBRYO DEFECTIVE 514, translating into MADEVAITEIEVTNSDRVNSATDNMDLSVDSEANGESNGKRVRDEGDKATDAGSKKQKVEKSVEEDRLEGLEGEGDGEEEAGREKELVTGPVTLGPKKFESSVEMFDYFFKLLHHWPTDLNINKYEEMVLMDLLKKGHAEPESKIGVGIQAFQVRVHPSWKSRCFFLIREDNSSDDFSFRKCVDHILPLPEDMKVKPESNKARGGGGGGKWGGGGRGGGRGGGRGRGRGGRR; encoded by the exons ATGGCGGACGAGGTGGCTATTACAGAGATCGAAGTTACCAACTCGGATCGTGTGAACTCAGCCACCGATAACATGGATCTCAGCGTTGATTCGGAAGCCAATGGCGAGTCGAATGGGAAGCGAGTGAGGGATGAAGGGGACAAAGCGACGGACGCCGGATCGAAGAAGCAGAAGGTAGAGAAGTCGGTGGAGGAAGACCGATTGGAAGGGctggagggagagggagatggGGAGGAAGAGGCAGGGCGTGAGAAGGAACTGGTTACTGGTCCAGTGACTTTAGGTCCGAAGAAATTCGAATCCTCTGTTGAGATGTTCGATTACTTCTTTAAGCTGCTTCACCACTGGCCTACCGATCTCAACATTAACAAG TATGAGGAGATGGTGTTGATGGACTTACTAAAGAAAGGTCATGCAGAGCCTGAAAGTAAGATTGGGGTAGGGATCCAAGCTTTCCAAGTTAGAGTTCATCCATCATGGAAAAGCAGGTGTTTCTTCCTAATTCGGGAAGATAATTCTTCTGATGATTTCAGCTTTAGGAAATGTGTGGATCATATACTTCCCTTGCCAGAAGACATGAAAGTAAAACCTGAAAGCAACAAGGCTCGAggtggcggcggcggcggtAAATGGggtggaggaggaagaggtggTGGGAGAGGAGGCGGTCGTGGCCGTGGAAGAGGTGGTAGGAGGTAA
- the LOC119986935 gene encoding protein RKD1-like, with protein MSNTNITSSSSKFEVHFPFPRPLPSTFGLSGCPPSMQWQLDFPEISPLMIAGDPLYDSLDIEPCQTIFPGDIYSGYGAMFEQEKERVLLLCDNEENVNRDEERRGAKKCKDEKITSTSKMLTRKVISQYFYMPITQAAKELNVGLTLLKKRCRELGICRWPHRKLMSLQTLIKNVQDLEGEGREGKVRDAIEILEKEKKMLEEMPDLQLEDKTKRLRQACFKANYKKRRLLGFNTNMDSSSSSSSSNTGGHDACLNVTRANDSNDQTAENEVDEEIKSLLSDPLSSSYML; from the exons ATGTCAAATACTAAtatcacttcttcttcttctaaattTGAAGTCCATTTTCCCTTCCCAAGACCACTTCCTAGTACATTTGGTTTAAG TGGGTGTCCTCCTTCTATGCAATGGCAACTTGATTTTCCTGAAATTAGTCCATTGATGATAGCTGGTGACCCTCTCTATGATTCACTGGATATTGAACCATGCCAAACAATATTTCCAG GGGATATCTATAGTGGGTATGGTGCAATGTTTGagcaagagaaagagagagtactATTGTTGTGTGATAATGAAGAAAATGTTAATAGAgatgaagaaagaagaggagcCAAGAAGTGCAAGGATGAGAAGATCACAAGCACTTCAAAAATGTTAACAAGGAAAGTAATTTCACAGTACTTCTACATGCCAATAACACAAGCAGCAAAAGAGCTCAATGTTGGTTTGACCCTCTTGAAGAAAAGGTGTAGGGAATTGGGTATTTGTAGGTGGCCTCATAGAAAGCTCATGAGCCTCCAAACCCTAATCAAGAATGTCCAA GATTTGGAGGGagaggggagagaagggaaggtgAGGGATGCAATTGAAATAttagagaaggaaaagaagatgTTGGAGGAAATGCCAGACTTGCAACTGGAGGACAAGACCAAGAGGCTTAGGCAGGCTTGTTTTAAGGCTAATTACAAGAAGAGGAGGCTCTTGGGGTTCAATACTAATatggattcttcttcttcttcttcatcatccaaTACTGGTGGTCATGATGCTTGTTTGAATGTCACAAGGGCTAATGATAGTAATGATCAGACGGCTGAAAATGAAGTGGATGAGGAAATCAAATCACTTCTGTCTGATCCCTTGTCTTCTAGTTATATgctgtaa
- the LOC119986936 gene encoding uncharacterized protein LOC119986936: MARNKMCFINGTLQMPGEDDPNFQDWTQCDSLVKNWITNCVSPDILVSISTSKTAHVLWEDLRNRYSAANSARDFELARSISTIKQGNSSITEYYARIKSLWDELDQYKKSTVYMENPAKWQKQTNSGYAEKRNYNINQVDANSQSSLQQSGDQYQQILSILKANAANTAGVGNTSVSSVEGNNFLNSNWIIDTGASDHDSTTLRKSGMGTMHNDLYHLLEELKPEKRNYAPMKNHISVNLANRNLVSVNAIDKSFLWHNRLGHPSVRMSEMLPSILDKNCKECDVCPLAKMKRNSFSVSESKTCAPFDLIHLDIWGPNSMVSMDDYKYFLTIVDDFTRATWIILMKNKSENSIREGITHQKTCTYTPQQNGIVERKHQRILNVSRAIRLQSGLPEKFWSHCVVTVVYLINRLPSRVLDKKSPYEILHNKKPDYSNLRIFGCQCYVKILKQRFPVKEVLVECNKVADDKVIDVENDIETDHDDQTHIMKRKKRIPLYLKDYGCNNVSMHDSKVDNLIASYTDSVSHEHFFGFLYI; the protein is encoded by the exons ATGGCAAGAAATAAAATGTGCTTCATCAACGGCACCCTCCAGATGCCTGGCGAAGATGATCCAAACTTCCAGGATTGGACGCAATGCGATAGTCTAGTGAAAAACTGGATTACAAACTGTGTTTCGCCAGACATCTTGGTGAGTATTTCTACTTCTAAAACTGCCCATGTATTATGGGAGGATTTGCGAAATAGATATTCTGCTGCTAACTCTGCCAGGGACTTTGAGCTAGCAAGGTCAATCTCTACTATCAAACAAGGAAACTCGTCGATAACTGAATATTATGCAAGAATCAAATCCTTGTGGGATGAGTTAGATCAATACAAGAAGTCAACCGTCT ACATGGAAAATCCAGCAAAGTGgcagaaacaaacaaattctGGATATGCTGAAAAGAGGAACTACAATATCAATCAGGTGGATGCAAATTCGCAATCCTCTTTGCAGCAGTCAGGGGACCAATATCAACAAATCCTATCAATCTTAAAGGCAAATGCTGCCAACACTGCAGGAGTAGGCAACACATCAGTATCATCAGTTGAGGGTAACAATTTTCTTAACTCAAACTGGATTATTGATACTGGTGCTTCTGATCAT GACTCAACCACATTGAGGAAGAGTGGGATGGGAACCATGCATAATGATTTGTACCACTTGCTTGAAGAACTGAAACCAGAGAAGAGGAATTATGCACCTATGAAAAACCATATTTCTGTAAACCTAGCTAATAGGAATCTTGTCTCTGTCAATGCAATTGATAAGAGTTTTTTGTGGCATAACAGATTAGGACATCCATCTGTTAGGATGTCTGAAATGTTGCCTTCTATATTAGACAAAAATTGTAAGGAATGTGATGTATGCCCTTTAgccaaaatgaaaagaaattcCTTCTCTGTTAGTGAAAGTAAAACTTGTGCTCCATTTGATCTTATACATTTAGATATATGGGGACCAAATTCTATGGTTTCTATGGATGATTACAAATATTTTTTGACCATTGTAGATGACTTCACTAGAGCAACATGGATTATTCTAATGAAGAACAAATCTGAA AATTCTATAAGAGAGGGAATTACTCATCAGAAAACATGCACTTAtactcctcaacaaaatggcaTAGTAGAAAGGAAACATCAACGTATACTGAATGTGAGTAGGGCTATAAGATTACAATCAGGTTTACCTGAAAAATTTTGGAGTCACTGTGTTGTTACAGTTGTATATCTGATAAATAGATTGCCATCTAGGGTTCTTGATAAGAAAAGTCCTTATGAGATTCTACATAATAAGAAACCAGATTATAGCAACCTAAGAATATTTGGTTGTCAATGTTATGTTAAGATTCTTAAACAG AGATTTCCTGTTAAGGAAGTACTTGTAGAGTGTAATAAAGTGGCCGATGACAAAGTAATTGATGTAGAAAATGACATTGAAACTGATCATGATGATCAAACACAtataatgaaaagaaagaagagaattcCTTTATACTTGAAAGACTATGGATGTAACAATGTCAGTATGCATGACTCAAAAGTTGATAATCTGATTGCTTCATATACTGATTCTGTTTCTCATGAACATTTTTTTGGCTTCCTTTACATCTAA
- the LOC119986418 gene encoding uncharacterized protein LOC119986418, giving the protein MCISDREVPRGLVISASEPIRSFLDSASRDPKLSSELQELALTLFSQSNVSYKSLRSVWVGSNPVTRPHLTCLFSGSQFVFTSPKPREKSEELKARLRKLEELAERNAYQELVRDITPRKGPEEPFSSYKDQLGFGLHVVVIMFTGYLVGYAGFRALFDHSPAMNAAGGILGLVGGMLVETLLFIIRSTSGDRHRSSSTTSKLKKDQ; this is encoded by the exons ATGTGCATCAGTGACAGGGAAGTGCCTCGCGGGCTCGTTATATCGGCCAGCGAACCGATTCGATCATTCCTCGATTCAGCATCTAGGGATCCAAAGCTCTCCTCTGAACTGCAGGAACTCGCTCTAACACTCTTTTCTCAAAGCAATGTCTCTTACAAGTCGCTCAGAAGTGTATGGGTTGGGTCCAACCCGGTGACTCGACCACACTTGACTTGCCTCTTCTCTGGATCTCAGTTCGTCTTCACCAGCCCCAAACCTAGGGAAAAG AGTGAAGAATTGAAGGCCAGATTAAGGAAGCTTGAAGAATTGGCAGAGAGGAATGCCTATCAAGAGCTTGTTAGGGATATCACGCCGAGGAAGGGTCCTGAAGAACCCTTCTCTTCTTACAAGGATCAGCTTGGTTTTG GTTTACATGTTGTTGTCATAATGTTTACTGGCTATTTGGTTGGATATGCTGGATTCCGAGCATTGTTTGATCACAGTCCTGCCATG aATGCTGCTGGAGGGATTCTCGGACTGGTTGGTGGGATGCTTGTAGAAACTCTTCTTTTCATTATTAGATCTACCAGTGGGGATCGTCATAGATCATCGTCTACCACTTCGAAGCTAAAGAAGGATCAATAG